The nucleotide window ATCTGTTGAAGCCTGTCCAGGAACTGTATCAGGTCCTCCGGCTTCCCTTCTGCAGAAACCGTTATTTCCAAAGATTGAATCCCCGCTAGTTCAGGTGGGGGACTGGCCAAGGCTGTTTCTTTCTTGTTCCCCTGCTTGGAATTATTGGCAGACCCATTTTGGGTGCTGGTCTCAGATTTTTTGTCGGTGGGTTCGTCTTTCGTTATCGCCGGGGTTACACTCACCAGCGTCACTTGGCTGTCCTTGGCGGCCAAAGTCAAATCAGCGAAAAACAATGGCATTTCCCAATCCTTTGGGATCGCTCGCCCCAGTTTTTTCCAATCCGGGGTTTCCACTTTCTGCTGGATCTTTTGCTGCAGTCGGGTAACCTGTTGGGATACAGCGTCCGCTTGTCCTTTTATTTCTGAGGCAGCTTTTTCCTTCTGCCAGGACAGATATCCAAAAGCCCCACCAGACAGGAACAGGCAACCCGACAGCAGGAGTACGATTTTCTGTGGAAATGTGAGAGACGATAACATCCTGTCCTTCCTTTCTACGGGCATTATCGGGGCAAGGTAATCTGGACTTCCAGCTTATACTTTTGATAGGCAGGAGGTTTCAGAGTTAATGAAATATCTACCGTTCCATTGATGTTGGCGGGTCCCTGAATTTCAGCCTTGTTTTCCGAATGTGAGTTATCTGTCGGTGCTTCCGCATGTGCTTTTTTGGCATGCCACGGCAAGAAAGCATTGAGCTTTGCCCAAAAAGTTCCGTTCTTGTCCCCCACCTTTGAAAGTGAAGAAGAGCCCCCTTTGGACTGCCCGTAGTCAGATGGGTAACCTGGCTGTTGTCCAGGGACTGGCGTTGACGGAATCGTTTGCTTGGGCAATGGTTGCACAGGGGGAACCTGTTGGCCGGACCCCGGGGGTTGTGAAGGAATCTGCTGCCACTGCCCCGGTGTGGATTGGGGCTTAAGCAGTTCCTCCAAAGGAATGGATACAGATGCTTTCAGTTCCCCTTCAATTCGAGTTGCCGCCTTGACTGTTAAACCGGTGATCTTGGGATGAATCTGCAGGTGACGCAAAAAAGTCGACACCGATTCCATATCCGGCAGCTCGGCTTCCAGATCGTAGATCCCTGTCCCTACATAATGAACAGAAGTTAGATAACTCTTGGCAGGAAGCAGGGATGAGAACAGACTCAGTTCTTCCAGGAATTGAGGACGCTTGCCCGACCAGGAATCAAGGGCTTGTGATTGCTTGGCGGTATCCAGTAACTTCTGGATCTCAGACGCTTTGCTTTGAAGGTCGGGAAGTTTTGCCCGTTCACTGGTTAGTAGCTGTTCTGCCAGCATCTGCTCGTTTCCATGCTGAATCCACCTCACGACAAACCACAGATTTCCTATTGCCAGGAGACCCGCTAGTGTTGTCAGTGCGATCGTTTTATAGATAACACTCGGAGGTTGTACAGGCAAAAGGTTAATCTGCATCGGAAATTACCCCCCTCAGCGCTGCACCGGCTGCAGGTAGACTGACTACTTTGTGTGGTGTCCGAACGGATTGACGGATGATGGGGATTTGCAGAATCTCAGTGCTTATACCAAGCTGTGCCGCCAAACTGTTTGCCATTTTTGTAGGACTTGGCACATGATTGTTTAAATAAACGGTACCCAAAGCAAAATCACGTTGTTTTAAAGAATATTGCAGGAAAGATATGGATCGCTGGATTTGATAGCTAAGGTCTCGGCACAACGAATCCAAAAGGGCTTCGTTCTCCTGATCGAAAACGTCCCACTTGCTGTCTGTGTTCCCCCCAAAAGAAGCTTGTAATGCGGATTCACCTGCCGCTGTCACAGCCACCTCTCCCCATGCCCCCTGACCCTGGGGTAGTATGTAGTCATCCGCTCGCATATCGAGGGTACGGGTCATCAACAAACTTCCCTTCTGATAGAAATGGGCCGTTACGCCCTCGGTCCCGAAATCTACCAGGAGAGCCGCTTGATCCGGTTTTTTGTTCAAGGCTTTTAGCGCACGAAGAGCGCTTAGGCCTTTTACCTCAATAGCGGCGAGGCGAATACCTGCCTCCTTGAAGGCACGGACCAGTCCGTTGATCAGTTCACCAGGAGCAGCCACCAGCAGAATCATCGCTTGGTCCCCTTGCTCATCCACCTGTTCTTTCGGCTGCAGCTCAGGTGGAAAGAAGTCAAAATCATAGACAGGATCGTTCATGGGAAGCCAAATCTGATCATGAAGCTGGAACCGAAGCAGATCTTGCATCTGTTTCCGTCCCACTTTGGGCATCGCAACCATACGTATGACAGCTGCTGCACTGGGCAGATTCAGGACAACCTTTCGGATAGGGAGTCTATACTTACGAAATGTATTGTTAAGATCAGAAGCAAACCGATCAAAATCGTGGATTCGACCATTGTCATAGATTTGATTGGAAAACGGAATCACCTCATGGGCCAGAACTTCAACCACACCATGCCCGCCCCGGGCATACACCACTTCCAGCCGATCCGCTTTTAGACTGATCCCAACTCCTGTATGGCGTTTGAACGAGAACTGCATGAGTGCCTCCTGTAACCATCTTCTAATTTACCGAATACGGCGACTGATGACTTCGGGATTGGGGGTCGAAATCCCCGGCATATCTTCGATTCCGATTTCGGAAAATAAATCTCTGTCGAATTCAATGACCACGTTGGAGTTGCCTTTTCCGCCATTTATCTCAACCGTGGAACCACTAATCCCGCCTTTTAATTTTAGAACATTTTTTTTATCAATTTTTAGTGTACCGTTTGGTGCATAGAAGAAAATACGAAACTGCTTGTCGTCGAAATCCTCATCCACTTCGATGGTAAGATCCCCGGTTGTTGCAATAAACAGCTTCTTGTCGGTCCATGTGTCCAGTTTTAAAGTCACTTCGTTTGATTTCAGTTCCCATTTATCTTTTTTATTGTCATACTCCCACTTCTCACCATTTAATAAAAAGACATCCTTGTTCGTAGTCAGCAAAGTCGATAAAGATATGGACTGGGTCTGGATTTCGGCAGCGTCAGATCTGCCTTGCAAAGTACTTTTCAGTTGGGTGTAAGAAGGAAATGACAAGTTGCTATCTCTTTTTGTAACAGGATAATCGTCCAGATCCTTCTCGTTAAGGTTTGAATCCTTCCCCAACTCAATTCTTCCATTCTCAATCTTAAAACCGTTTTTCAGATTGGTTGTGCCACCCAGATATATGTTACCTATCATTGTCACATTTGGGTTTCCTTTAAAGTCCACGTCCCCTTCTGAAGCCATCGAATATTGAAATACAGCAGGAAGCGTGAACATATCTACCGTTACCACGATTTGCTGTACTTTATTGGAAGCGGGTATAGTGCCTACTGCGGTAAACTCTACCGTTCCATTGCTTAGGAATCTTGCATTGGTAATATCGATGGTTCCAGCAGGTTCCGCTACTGATATCGGCAGATTGAGGCTCGAAAGCAGACTGTTCAATTCTGCTTGGTTATCCGGGTACCCGGAAGTTTCAGCCGTTTGATGAAGCTTGCTGAGAACAAGTTCTGCTCCCTCTTCTGCCAAATAGTAGGCCTGTTTCCTTGCACCTTGGGACTCGGTGCTCTTTGCTTCCGAGACTACCCTTGTGCTGACAGCAGCCAATAAAGTCATCAGGATCAGGGAGACCATGAGCACAAGAACAAGCGTATATCCGGATTCCCGGCTCTGTCTGGTATGCGGCATGGTTCTTCCCTCCTTGTCTTACGGTTGCATTCGCGGTGTGGCGGAAAAAGTCGTGTCAAAGGAATGGTTTCGGTCCTGAAACGTGACGTGGAATTCTGCAACTCCAATGTTATTTTGGTAACTAAACTCGCTTACATGTTCAAAGGTTTTTTGAAAGGGAGGACTGAATCGCTTTACCAATAATGTTTGACCATTAGGATCCCATGACAGTTCAGCAATGGTAACAAAACCCGTGCTGTCGGTTTGCTCAATCACGATTTCAGTTCCGTCTGCGTTCGGCGTGATTCTTTGGCTGTCCTGCACTAAGGGTACTATTAACTGTTCCAATAGCCGAACCTGCTCCTGCAAACCCGATTGAATGTGAATGTCTCTTTCCGTCCTTTCGCTGAATTGGCGAATCGTAAAAGCAATCCCAATCACCAGTAAGGCTATGGTCAAAGCAGCCATCATTTCAACCAATGTCAATCCCTTTTCCCCACTGTGCATCCTAATCATCATGGTCATAATCTCCGTAAAACGAAGTCAGGACATAAGTTTGATCCTGATCGGCACCATTTGGCCTCCACCGGCAAGCAACACGGGTATTCCATCCATTTCGATCTGAATCATAAGTGTAGGATACGGTAATTTGAACCCCAGGAGGTGGGTCGTCGATGTTTAAGGCAGCAAAATTCACATCCTGTGGATTTCCGCTTTTGTCAAGACTGAGGGTCTTCCACTGTCCATTCATCCAGTTGTAAAGGGATTCCATTGTCCGTCCTGCAACCGTGACAACCTGAGTTCGATCACCGGACTGCTTCACTCCGCGGTACCCGTCAGTGAAATACCCCATTACCGGAAGGAGCAGAACCATCACAATGACCATGGAAGCCAGCACTTCCACAAGGGAGTATCCTCGTTCAGACAGTCGGTTCTGCATGATGTCCCCTCCCTTCCCACCGCACCTTACTTTAGAAAGTTCAGATACCAGGCAACTATGGATTCACCGAACAAATAGGCAATCATGGCTCCACCACAAAGAAACGGACCAAAGGGCATGTGCTGCCCGGTTTGCAGGCGACCCGATTTTTGCAAATAAAGCCCCACCGCCAAACCTGACAGGGATGCCAGAAACATTGTCAAAATGGCACCTGACAGTCCGGTCATCACTCCAATGCCAGCCATCAACTTTACGTCCCCAAGGCCCATGCCTTCTTTTCCAAACAGATAGGGGCTGATCCACCAGAGAAAAAGGAGAAAACCTGCACCGAGTACTCCGCCCAAGAAATAAGTCCACAAAGATTCCGACCCGATGGCAAATCTCCCTATGATCGCTACTGCTAAGAGCGGATAAGTTAAGACATTTGGCAGCAGAAGCTCCTTAATGTCAATAACAGCCAAGGGAATCAGGAAGCTGACAAAAGCAAGACCCAAGACTGTTTCCCAAGACCACCCGAATCTCCATGCCACCACTCCCCACAGCAAAGCGGTAATCGCTTCTACAACAGGGTATTGCCAGTGGATGGTCCCCTTGCAGGCTCTGCATCGTCCCCTAAGAAAAAGCCAGCTAAAGACGGGGACAAGGTCGAGAATCCCCAAACGGGTACCGCAGTGGGGGCACCTGGAAGGGGGAACCACAATGGATTCCCCTTTGGGAAATCGGATGGACACGACGTTAAGGAATGAACCTACTAACAGACCAAATAAGACAGCATAGAGAATTAAAAGCCAATTCAATTGATTCATTTTAAGTGTACTTCCTTAAAGAAATGGCCCCTATGAAAGGGGCATTGTGCTATTAGGGCAATACGTTATTAAGAGTGATATCGTCGTCTGGGCTATTATCGACGTCACGAACAATAATATTTTTTCCTGATCTTTCAATTGAATATTGTGTAGTTGCACCATAAGGGTTGGCTGGAGCCTGACCTAAGTAACCGCCAGTTACCAAGACATGTGAACTAGTTATGTTTGCACTTGCCCCATCGGCTGGAAGCCCTGTACCATTTGGATTGTCAAGTAGATATCTCTGCACAGCATCTGCTATTGATCGAACGTTTGCAAGGTCTGCGCTATCCCTGGAACGATCAATCTGGTTTCCCACCAATGTGAAACCGATCCCAGATACAATCGCAAGAATTGTTACGACGACCAGCAATTCAATGAGCGTGACCCCAGCCTGTCGCTTTCGGCGCTTTTCCTTCTTTTCCTGTTCTTCCTTGATTTTTTCCATCCCCACTTGCACTTTTGGATCCACCATGTTGCTCTCCCCTTCTCCACATTGCTAAGTATGTAATCCGCTGGCAGGATGCTGCCGTGCGGAAATTACTGAGTAAAATTCATCATTTTGAACATCGGCAGATAAACGGAAATAATGATCAACCCCACGATCACCGCCAGGAACACAATCATCATCGGCTCCAGGATCGAACTGAGCCGTGAGGACATCTCGTTCACTTCCGTTTCGTAAAAATCGGCCAGATTCGCCAGCAGATGCTCCTGGGTCCCGGTTTCTTCCCCGATCGCCACCATATGGGTCACCATCGGCGGAAAGAGGGCGAGGTGCTTGTCCAACACGTCGGAAAGACGTTCCCCTTTGCGCAGTTTTTGCTGGGCTTCTGTTATCACCCGATCAAACAGACTGTTGCCGATGACCTTCCTGAGCAGTTCCAGTTGGTCGAGAATCGGGACGGCACTTGCTTCCAGCGTTGAGAAAGTGCGGGTAAAGCGGGCCATTAAGCCCTTCTGATACAGTTTTCCAAACACCGGAATCCGAAGCCGGAGCTTGTCCCACAGCAAGCGTCCCCGCTTGGTGCGAAGGGTGCCGGTGACAGCCACTGCCAGAACTGCCGCTCCCCCCAGGGCTATGTACCATTGATCGGTCAAAAATTGGCTGATCCCCAGCGTGATTCTCGTCGGCAGCGGCAGTTCCACCCCCTGCTCGGCAAAAGTTTTGGCAAAAGAAGGAACGACGGTAGTCAACAGGAAGATACTGACCCCAATCGCAATGAAAAACACCAGTATCGGATATGTCAAAGCGGAAACCAGTTTCTGCTGGGTGGCCCGTTGCCGTTCAAAGTAGACCGCCATCCGCTCCAGCATCGTTTCCAGCTGCCCTGAATATTCGCCGGCCCCCACCATGTTGACAAACATCTCGGGGAACACCGCCTTGTGATTGGCGAATGCTTCCTGCAGCGACACTCCCTGCCGAACTTCCTTGTGCACTTCCACCAAAGCTTTCTTGAGCCCCCGGTGATCCGTCTGGGAAGCCAGAATCTCAAGGGATCGCGTCACGGAAACCCCTGCACGGATCAATGTGGCAAACTGCCGGCAGAAAGGTACGAAGTCCTGCAGTTTTACCTTTCGTCCCGCCAGGAACCCCAGTTCGATCTCCTTCGTCAGGAGTCCTCCACCGGAACCGGCCTTGACCTTCATCGGATAAAGCCCCTGCTTCCGCAGTTCTTCCACGGCCGCATTCAGGTCGACAGCTTCAATTTGTCCCTTCAGACTCTGCCCAAGCCGATTGACTGCTTGATACCGAAATTGAGCCACAAAAATACCTGTCCCCTTTTGGAAAGCATAGATCGTTTTTCCAAGATACTTTTTCCTACAAGATTATTATAATCAGACAAAACTAAGATTGAAATACAAATTAAACCTGAATTCGACATCAAGTTGACAGTTTTGTGTAAAGATTTTGTCAAGCTGTGTCGAATTCAGGTTTTGAATCATTTTACCGACTATTCCACATTAAAATACCTTGCTTCCGGATGGGCAAACACCATCGCCGAAACGGACGCCTCCGGATCCATCATGAACCCTTCCGTCAGATGCACCCCGATATCCTCCGGCTGCATCAAGCGAAACAATTGAGCCTGGTCGTCCAGATTTGGACAGGCGGGATACCCGAAGGACACCCGAATCCCCTGGTAGCGGGCCCCGAAACGCTCCTGCATCGTCATGTCAGCAGGATCGGGGAATCCCCACACATCCCGCATGATATGATGAATCCGCTCGGCGAAGGCTTCCGCCAACTCCAGAGCGAGGGCCTGGATGGCATGAGACCGCAGGTAATCCCCTTTGTCTTTCCATTCATTGGCCCGTTCACGCACACCTCCGCCCGCCGTTACCACCAGAAATCCGACATAATCCATGACGCCGCTTTCCACCGGTTTCAAAAAATCGGCCAGGCACAGATACGGATCCTGCAGCTGCCTTGGGAACGTAAACCTTTCAAGAATTTTGGCGGGATTCTTTGGATCGTATATCAGGATGTCATTGCCGCTTGATTGCGCCGGGAAGAAACGGTACATGCCATGTGCCCGGATCAGCCCCGTTTCCTTCGCTTCTTTCAGCAGGTGATTGATGACGTCCATCAGTTCGGTGGTCTTTGGATCCTTCTCTTCCAGCAGCTTCTCCACATTGCCCTTTACTCCCAAGTGTTTGCCAAGCAGCATTCGCAGGTTGAGGTAGGGCTGCAGGTGAGAAACCGGGTAGTCCCGCAATATATGACGCTCCAGATCGGGTGGAACGAAAACCGGGGCATTGCGGTCGACATCGGAGCGTCTGTCCGCAACCTGCGTCGATTCGTTCGATCCTCCGGCTCCTTTGCCCGATTCCATCACATAAGAATTCTGGATGTCCCTCAGTTCCTGAACCAACGCTTTGCGCTGCTGCTCGTCGCTTAACCGGTTGGCCAGATCCAGCCCATCCATGGCATCTTTTGCGTACAACACCAGTCCATTATACTCCGGAGCAATTCGCGTATGGGTAAATTTACGGGTCAAGGCTGCTCCACCGACCAGGATGGGAACCTCAATCCCCGCCTCCCGCAAGTCCTGTGCAGTGGTCACCATCTGTTGGGCCGATTTTACCAGGAGTCCGGACAGTCCGATCGCATCCGGCTTCTCTTCCCGGTATGCGGCAATCAACTGTTCAGGCGGAACCTTGATGCCCAGATTGACCACCTGGTAGCCGTTGTTGGATAGGATGATTTCCACCAGGTTCTTCCCGATGTCATGAACGTCGCCTTTTACGGTGGCAAGCAGGATCTTGCCTTTGACAGCCGTTTCTGTCCGCTCCATGAACGGTTCAAGATGTGCCACGGCCGCCTTCATTACTTCCGCGCTTTGCAGCACTTCCGCCACAATCAATTCGTTGTCGTTAAACAGCCGTCCGACTTCTTCCATGCCTTTCATCAGCGGACCGTTAATAATGTCAAGGGGAGCGTATTTCTTCAATGCTTCGTTCAGGTCGTCAATCAGGCCGTCCTTGCTGCCTTCCACCACATAATTGGCCAACCTCTCCTCAAGGGACAGGCTGGAGACTTCCTTCACTTTGGCCACTTTCTTTTCCCGATAAAAAGCGGTAAATTCGGCGAGTGTCTGTTCATTCGTACGGAACAGCAGTTCTTCTGCCAACCG belongs to Effusibacillus lacus and includes:
- a CDS encoding prepilin peptidase: MNQLNWLLILYAVLFGLLVGSFLNVVSIRFPKGESIVVPPSRCPHCGTRLGILDLVPVFSWLFLRGRCRACKGTIHWQYPVVEAITALLWGVVAWRFGWSWETVLGLAFVSFLIPLAVIDIKELLLPNVLTYPLLAVAIIGRFAIGSESLWTYFLGGVLGAGFLLFLWWISPYLFGKEGMGLGDVKLMAGIGVMTGLSGAILTMFLASLSGLAVGLYLQKSGRLQTGQHMPFGPFLCGGAMIAYLFGESIVAWYLNFLK
- a CDS encoding type II secretion system F family protein, translated to MAQFRYQAVNRLGQSLKGQIEAVDLNAAVEELRKQGLYPMKVKAGSGGGLLTKEIELGFLAGRKVKLQDFVPFCRQFATLIRAGVSVTRSLEILASQTDHRGLKKALVEVHKEVRQGVSLQEAFANHKAVFPEMFVNMVGAGEYSGQLETMLERMAVYFERQRATQQKLVSALTYPILVFFIAIGVSIFLLTTVVPSFAKTFAEQGVELPLPTRITLGISQFLTDQWYIALGGAAVLAVAVTGTLRTKRGRLLWDKLRLRIPVFGKLYQKGLMARFTRTFSTLEASAVPILDQLELLRKVIGNSLFDRVITEAQQKLRKGERLSDVLDKHLALFPPMVTHMVAIGEETGTQEHLLANLADFYETEVNEMSSRLSSILEPMMIVFLAVIVGLIIISVYLPMFKMMNFTQ
- a CDS encoding type IV pilus modification PilV family protein, with amino-acid sequence MQNRLSERGYSLVEVLASMVIVMVLLLPVMGYFTDGYRGVKQSGDRTQVVTVAGRTMESLYNWMNGQWKTLSLDKSGNPQDVNFAALNIDDPPPGVQITVSYTYDSDRNGWNTRVACRWRPNGADQDQTYVLTSFYGDYDHDD
- a CDS encoding PilW family protein, whose protein sequence is MMIRMHSGEKGLTLVEMMAALTIALLVIGIAFTIRQFSERTERDIHIQSGLQEQVRLLEQLIVPLVQDSQRITPNADGTEIVIEQTDSTGFVTIAELSWDPNGQTLLVKRFSPPFQKTFEHVSEFSYQNNIGVAEFHVTFQDRNHSFDTTFSATPRMQP
- a CDS encoding GspMb/PilO family protein is translated as MLSSLTFPQKIVLLLSGCLFLSGGAFGYLSWQKEKAASEIKGQADAVSQQVTRLQQKIQQKVETPDWKKLGRAIPKDWEMPLFFADLTLAAKDSQVTLVSVTPAITKDEPTDKKSETSTQNGSANNSKQGNKKETALASPPPELAGIQSLEITVSAEGKPEDLIQFLDRLQQMQRLIWINEYNVCFCKDRAAGGSNSGGTKQSSGKGAMPKLDLKLSLYSHSPWNNDEANTIEWPLPIEPAGNERAFGRP
- a CDS encoding PilN domain-containing protein — translated: MQINLLPVQPPSVIYKTIALTTLAGLLAIGNLWFVVRWIQHGNEQMLAEQLLTSERAKLPDLQSKASEIQKLLDTAKQSQALDSWSGKRPQFLEELSLFSSLLPAKSYLTSVHYVGTGIYDLEAELPDMESVSTFLRHLQIHPKITGLTVKAATRIEGELKASVSIPLEELLKPQSTPGQWQQIPSQPPGSGQQVPPVQPLPKQTIPSTPVPGQQPGYPSDYGQSKGGSSSLSKVGDKNGTFWAKLNAFLPWHAKKAHAEAPTDNSHSENKAEIQGPANINGTVDISLTLKPPAYQKYKLEVQITLPR
- the pilM gene encoding pilus assembly protein PilM, translated to MQFSFKRHTGVGISLKADRLEVVYARGGHGVVEVLAHEVIPFSNQIYDNGRIHDFDRFASDLNNTFRKYRLPIRKVVLNLPSAAAVIRMVAMPKVGRKQMQDLLRFQLHDQIWLPMNDPVYDFDFFPPELQPKEQVDEQGDQAMILLVAAPGELINGLVRAFKEAGIRLAAIEVKGLSALRALKALNKKPDQAALLVDFGTEGVTAHFYQKGSLLMTRTLDMRADDYILPQGQGAWGEVAVTAAGESALQASFGGNTDSKWDVFDQENEALLDSLCRDLSYQIQRSISFLQYSLKQRDFALGTVYLNNHVPSPTKMANSLAAQLGISTEILQIPIIRQSVRTPHKVVSLPAAGAALRGVISDAD
- a CDS encoding type II secretion system protein, with product MVDPKVQVGMEKIKEEQEKKEKRRKRQAGVTLIELLVVVTILAIVSGIGFTLVGNQIDRSRDSADLANVRSIADAVQRYLLDNPNGTGLPADGASANITSSHVLVTGGYLGQAPANPYGATTQYSIERSGKNIIVRDVDNSPDDDITLNNVLP